One stretch of Musicola paradisiaca NCPPB 2511 DNA includes these proteins:
- a CDS encoding GGDEF domain-containing protein has protein sequence MSRLQNQLLKLFSHPVSAFILFGSFALVVASLLLLNAREKDWRDEKASFDNIIRMYESYSTNGELSESNRNYRVGSAMSINVKVLAFNTRDTRRECITRLTELNLSLNDMAIIRLCENRLPVSGSKSNKDQVTTIMPILSPTDDLIGARVRVTIMDTMPSWHDLFLSSSSLFTLAFISLMIAIIGSLLSLLAKKYLIELPTIARYDDLTSLLRRDAFFQASNQALMLSRREDLPVCVMLIDIDHFKQVNDTQGHADGDKTLTVIANLIRDNSRRQDVLGRLGGDEFAIVLPDTPAESASRVAERIRTALIELREESEWLSPHISVSIGLTVATDDETELDELIRRADTHLYMAKRTRNCTVSDSGLVTPIATKTVSAG, from the coding sequence ATGAGTCGCCTTCAGAATCAGTTATTGAAATTATTTTCTCATCCGGTATCCGCATTTATTCTGTTTGGATCATTTGCACTTGTCGTCGCCAGCTTGTTACTGCTCAATGCCAGAGAAAAAGATTGGCGGGACGAAAAAGCCAGTTTTGACAACATTATCAGGATGTATGAATCCTATAGCACAAACGGCGAACTCAGCGAAAGCAACCGTAATTACAGGGTTGGCAGCGCTATGTCGATCAATGTCAAAGTGCTGGCGTTTAACACACGCGACACTCGTCGGGAGTGCATTACTCGCCTGACGGAACTGAATCTTTCGCTCAACGACATGGCGATTATCCGGCTTTGCGAAAACCGGCTCCCCGTATCAGGAAGTAAGTCCAATAAAGATCAGGTCACGACCATCATGCCCATCCTATCGCCCACCGATGACCTGATCGGCGCACGAGTCCGGGTGACGATCATGGACACCATGCCCTCATGGCACGATCTTTTCCTGTCCTCATCGTCACTGTTTACCCTGGCATTCATCAGCCTGATGATTGCCATTATTGGCAGCCTGCTATCCCTATTAGCCAAAAAATACCTGATCGAATTACCTACCATCGCCCGCTATGACGACCTGACGAGCTTGTTGCGCCGCGATGCTTTTTTTCAGGCATCCAATCAGGCGCTGATGCTTTCGCGCCGTGAAGATCTGCCGGTGTGCGTCATGCTGATCGACATCGACCACTTCAAACAAGTCAATGACACCCAGGGACACGCCGATGGTGACAAAACCCTGACCGTCATCGCCAATCTCATTCGCGACAACAGCCGCCGTCAGGATGTGCTGGGGCGTCTTGGCGGCGACGAGTTCGCCATCGTGCTGCCGGATACCCCGGCAGAGAGTGCCAGCCGGGTTGCCGAACGGATCAGAACCGCCCTGATAGAACTGCGCGAAGAGAGTGAATGGTTGTCCCCGCACATTTCCGTCAGCATCGGGTTAACCGTAGCCACCGATGATGAAACCGAGTTGGATGAATTGATACGACGCGCGGATACCCACCTTTATATGGCCAAGAGGACGCGCAACTGTACCGTTTCTGACAGCGGGCTGGTCACGCCGATAGCAACAAAAACGGTCAGCGCAGGCTGA
- the mog gene encoding molybdopterin adenylyltransferase: MNMLRIGLVSVSDRASSGIYQDKGIPALQEWLAEALTTPFEVETRLVPDEQPLIEQTLCELVDECECHLVLTTGGTGPARRDVTPDATLAVADREMPGFGEQMRQISLRFVPTAILSRQVGVIRKQALILNLPGQPKSIRETLSGLKDERGLVVVPGIFASIPYCIQLLDGPYVETNTDVVAAFRPKNAIRDIKN, translated from the coding sequence ATGAACATGCTGCGTATTGGGTTGGTGTCCGTTTCCGATCGCGCGTCCAGCGGGATTTATCAAGACAAGGGAATTCCGGCATTGCAGGAATGGCTGGCCGAGGCGCTGACCACGCCGTTTGAGGTGGAAACCCGGCTGGTGCCCGACGAGCAGCCATTGATTGAGCAGACGCTTTGCGAGCTGGTGGATGAATGCGAGTGCCATCTGGTGTTGACCACCGGGGGAACAGGCCCGGCACGCCGTGATGTGACTCCGGATGCGACGTTGGCGGTAGCGGATCGTGAAATGCCGGGATTCGGCGAACAGATGCGCCAGATCAGCCTGCGCTTTGTGCCCACCGCCATTCTATCGCGGCAGGTCGGCGTGATTCGCAAACAGGCGCTGATTCTCAATCTGCCGGGGCAGCCCAAGTCCATTCGTGAAACCCTGTCCGGTCTGAAAGATGAACGCGGGCTGGTGGTTGTCCCCGGCATTTTTGCCAGTATTCCTTACTGTATCCAGCTCCTTGACGGGCCTTATGTAGAAACTAATACCGATGTGGTAGCAGCTTTTAGGCCCAAAAATGCTATTCGTGATATAAAAAACTGA
- a CDS encoding MFS transporter, with protein sequence MVNEKNRRLNRHDYKTLSLAALGGALEFYDFIIFVFFAAVLGDLFFPTDIPDWLRQVQTFGIFAAGYLARPLGGIVMAHFGDLVGRKKMFSLSILLMALPTLGMGMLPTYASIGIAAPLLLLLMRVLQGAAIGGEVPGAWVFVSEHVPRSRIGIACGTLTAGLTLGILFGSMIATLLNTSLSPAQISAGGWRIPFFVGGIFGLIALYLRRWLQETPIFQEMQEHKKLASELPLKMVVLRHKKAVLISMLLTWMLSAGIVVVILMAPVYLQKLFAIAPALTLQANSLATIALMAGCITAGLAADRFGIGYTFIVGSLLLAACSWFFYTHAAQSHELLFISYSMAGFSVGVVGAVPYVMVQAFPATVRFTGISFSYNVSYAIFGGLTPICVTLLMKVTPLAPAFYVLALCALGVLLGFYLRNESRQSAVSEPANFPAGV encoded by the coding sequence ATGGTTAACGAAAAAAATCGTCGGTTAAACCGGCATGATTACAAGACGCTCTCTCTGGCTGCGTTGGGCGGCGCGCTGGAGTTTTATGATTTCATCATCTTCGTCTTTTTTGCTGCGGTGCTCGGCGATCTTTTCTTTCCGACGGATATCCCCGATTGGTTACGGCAGGTTCAGACGTTCGGGATCTTCGCTGCCGGCTATCTGGCCCGGCCGCTTGGCGGGATCGTGATGGCGCATTTCGGCGATCTCGTCGGCCGCAAGAAAATGTTCAGCCTGAGTATTTTGTTGATGGCGCTGCCTACGCTGGGTATGGGGATGTTGCCGACCTATGCGTCGATCGGCATTGCCGCGCCGTTGCTCCTGCTGTTGATGCGAGTGCTGCAGGGCGCGGCGATCGGTGGCGAAGTGCCTGGGGCCTGGGTGTTTGTGTCGGAGCATGTGCCGCGTTCGCGCATCGGTATTGCATGCGGCACCCTGACGGCGGGGCTGACGCTGGGGATCCTGTTTGGCTCCATGATCGCGACGCTGCTTAATACGTCGTTGTCTCCGGCGCAGATTTCTGCCGGCGGCTGGCGGATACCTTTCTTTGTCGGCGGGATTTTCGGGCTGATCGCGTTGTATTTGCGTCGTTGGTTGCAGGAAACGCCGATATTCCAGGAAATGCAGGAACACAAGAAACTGGCCAGTGAACTGCCGCTTAAGATGGTGGTATTACGTCACAAGAAAGCCGTGCTGATTTCCATGTTGCTGACGTGGATGCTCTCTGCCGGCATTGTGGTGGTGATTTTAATGGCGCCGGTCTATCTGCAAAAATTGTTCGCCATTGCGCCGGCGTTGACGTTGCAGGCCAACAGTCTGGCGACCATTGCGCTGATGGCGGGGTGCATTACCGCCGGTCTGGCGGCGGATCGCTTTGGCATTGGCTATACGTTTATCGTCGGCAGCCTGCTGTTGGCTGCTTGCAGCTGGTTTTTTTACACCCATGCGGCGCAGAGTCATGAATTGCTGTTTATCAGTTATAGCATGGCGGGGTTCAGCGTCGGCGTGGTGGGAGCCGTTCCTTATGTCATGGTGCAGGCATTTCCTGCCACGGTGCGTTTCACCGGCATTTCCTTTTCTTATAATGTGTCTTACGCCATTTTTGGCGGTTTGACGCCGATATGTGTGACTTTGCTGATGAAGGTAACGCCGCTTGCGCCGGCATTTTATGTGTTGGCTCTCTGTGCGCTGGGCGTGCTGCTGGGCTTTTATCTGCGCAATGAAAGCCGTCAATCAGCGGTATCTGAACCGGCGAATTTCCCTGCCGGCGTATAA
- the satP gene encoding acetate uptake transporter: MQAKTLANPGPLGLMGFGMTTILLNLHNAGFFPLTSIILSMGIFYGGIAQILAGMLEYKKGNTFGVTAFTSYGAFWLTLVAILMLPKMGLAEASDAKFLGVFLGLWGVFTLFMFFGTLGANRALQFVFASLTLLFALLAVGNMTGNHALLTFAGYEGIICGASAIYLAMAEVLNEQYGRTILPIGARGAH, encoded by the coding sequence ATGCAAGCAAAAACGTTGGCGAATCCCGGTCCGCTGGGACTGATGGGCTTCGGGATGACCACTATTCTTTTAAACCTGCATAACGCAGGCTTTTTTCCGCTCACATCCATTATTCTGAGCATGGGGATTTTCTACGGCGGCATCGCCCAAATTCTGGCCGGCATGCTGGAATACAAAAAGGGCAACACCTTCGGCGTTACGGCTTTCACGTCTTACGGCGCTTTTTGGCTGACACTGGTCGCCATTCTGATGCTGCCCAAAATGGGTCTGGCGGAAGCCAGCGACGCTAAATTCCTGGGGGTATTCCTGGGTCTGTGGGGCGTGTTCACTCTGTTCATGTTCTTCGGCACCCTGGGCGCCAACCGTGCCTTACAGTTTGTCTTCGCCAGCCTGACCCTGCTGTTCGCCTTGCTGGCCGTCGGCAACATGACCGGCAACCATGCGCTGCTGACTTTCGCTGGCTACGAAGGCATCATCTGCGGCGCCAGCGCCATCTATCTGGCGATGGCGGAAGTGTTGAACGAGCAGTACGGCCGCACCATTCTGCCGATTGGCGCCCGCGGCGCGCATTAA